GACGCCGCTGATCGCCGCGACGATGGTCGTCGCGATCGCGACGGTGCACGGGTCCAAGGGCTTCTTCCTCCCCGAGGGCTACGAGTTCGCGCTCACGCTGCTGGTGGCGAACGCCGCGCTCTTCCTGACCGGCTCCGGCGCGCTGGCGCTGGACAACGTCTTCGGCCGTGAGCGCACCGCCGCCGTGCGCTCCGGGCGCCCCGCGCCGGCCGCGAAGTCCGCCGAGACGGTGTACGCCACGCGGTAAGCAACGCGGTCGGATGGACCACGACGCGCCGCCCGTGAACCGGGCGGCGCGTCGTGCATTGGCAGCGGAGACGGATTCGGTCATATTACGGAGGCGTTCGCGGCGCGGTCGCGTCCCGGATGCGCCATGCACTGCTCTCCGTGGTGACCGGACCTCCCTTCCAGGAGCGGGAAGCTTGCGACAGGTCGACGCTCCGGGCCCTCCGGAAGAGCTTCAGCGGGAGCTGGACGCCATCGAGCGGCGGCTGGCGGGGACCTCGCCGCGCAACCAGTCGGTGCTGCTGAAGCACGCCGGCGACCTGTGCGCCAGTATGGGCGAGCGGCGGCGGGCGCTCGGGTGGTACGGGCGCGCCGTGAACCTGCACCTGGAGCTCGGCGAGGCGCCCCGCGCGGCGGCGCTCTGCCACACCATCCTCAGCATCCAGCCAGAGGCGGTGCGGGCGCGGTGCACGCTGGCGTGGCTCGCCATGGCCGGCGGGCGCACGATGGAGGCGCGCCAGCTCGTGGGCGAGTACGCCGCCGCCGCCCGCGCCGCCGGGCAGGACGCGATGGCCGCCCAGCAGCTCACCTGGATGTTCGAGGCCGCGGACGACGGCTTCCTGCGCCACGACATCGCCCGCGCCCTGCGCGCGCTCGGCGACGACGCCCGCTCCGCCTCCCTCGCCCCCGAGTCCCGCCCCACCGGCCCGCTGGACCACGACGAGCTCTGGGCCCGCGTCCTTCGCGGCACCATCGCGCCGCCGCCGGTGCTCGGCACCGGCGGCGGCGTCGCGGGGACCGCCGGGGAATGAATCCCCCGGCTGGAACCACGCGAAGACGGCTGAAGCCGTCTCGTGAAGCGTGGCATCCGTCCCAGAACCCAAAATCCCCTGTCATCCTGAGCGACGCGCTGCTCAGTCCTTGCCCCGTCTCCATAGCCTGGCGCGGAGCGAAGGATCTACTTCGCGATTCGAGGGGCCCGCGTTTGCGCGCGAGCCCCCGCCACGCTTTCATCACGTCGGGGATGGCGGATCAAAGATTGCGCAAACCTGCATCTCCGGGTTGATTGCGGTTGAACCCGATCGGCATCATCCGCGCCCCGCCCGAGCATGCACGCAGAGGAAAGCACCGCCTTCATCGCCGAAGTGCCCGTCCCGGAGGAGGCGCCGGAGCCCTTGCCGCCGCGCCAGCCGGTGCGGCGGGTTCCGCGTGCGGTGTCGCCGCGCGAGGTGCCGGACGGGGCGGAGCTGGACCATCCCTCGCTCTACTTCAACCGCGAGTTGGGGCTGCTGGACTTCAACTGGCGCGTGCTCCACCAGGCCACCGACCCGCGCGTCCCGCTCCTGGAGCGCGTGCGGTTCCTGGCGATCACCTCCAGCAACCTCGACGAGTTCTTCCAGAAGCGCGTGGGCGGTCTCCGGCGGCAGATCGCGGCCGGCGTGCAGACGCTGTCGCTGGACGGACGCACACCGGGCGAGCAGCTCCAGCTGATCGCCGATGCGGGGCTGGTGATGTACGCCGCCATGAGCGCCATCTGGGAGCGCGAGCTGGTCCCCCTCCTGCGCACCGAGGCGGGGGTGGTGGTGTCGCGTTACACCGAGCTGGACGAGCGGCAGCGCGCGGGGCTCGACCTCTTCTTCCGCGAGCAGTTCTACCCCGTGCTCACCCCGCTCGCCGTGGATCCGGGGCACCCCTTCCCCTTCATCTCGAACCTCAGCCTGTCGCTGGCGGTCCTGCTGCGCCACCGCGCGCGCAGCACCATGCACTTCGCGCGCATCAAGGTCCCCACCAGCACGGGGCGCTGGATCCCCGTTCCGAACTCCGAGCACCGCTTCCACTTCGTGCCCGTGGAGGACGTGATCCAGGCCAACGCCGCCACGCTCTTCCGGGGGATGGAGGTGGTGTCGGTGGATGCGTTTCGCGTCACCCGCAACGCCGACGTGGCGCGGGACGACGACGAGGCGGAAGACCTCCTGTCGATGATCTCCGAGGAGCTGCGCGAGCGGCGCTTCGCCCCGGCGGTGCGGCTGGAGGTGGACCGGCACATGCCCCTGGAGGTGCGCGGGCTGCTGGTGCGCGAGCTCGAGGTGCAGCCGGAGGAGGTGTACGAGAGCGACGGGCTGATCGACCTGGCGGACTGCGCGCAGCTGGCCGATCTGGATCTGCCGGCGCTCCGTTACGAGGCGTGGGAGCCGGTCGTTCCCGAGCCTTTTCGCCACGAAGGGGAGACGGAGGAGGAGAAGAACATCTTCGCCGTGATCCGGCGCGGCGACGTGCTGGTGCACCACCCGTACGAGTCGTTCACCTCCAGCGTCCTGCGCCTGCTGGACGAATCGGCCGACGACTCGCACGTGGTGGCCATCAAGCAGACGCTCTATCGCACCGGCGTCGATTCACCGGTGGTGAGGGCTCTGCTGCACGCGGCCGAGCGGGGGAAGCAGGTGGCGGTGCTGATCGAGGTGACGGCCCGCTTCGACGAGCAGAACAACATCCAGCTCGCCGAGATCCTGGAAGACGCCGGGGTGCACGTCACTTACGGGCTGGTGGGGCTCAAGACGCACAGCAAGGTCCTTCTCGTGGTGCGCGACGAGGGCGGCCGGCCGCGCACTTACTGCCACGTGGGGACGGGAAACTACCACGCCCGCACCTCGCGGCTGTACAGCGACCTCGGTGTGCTGACCTGCAACCCCGAGATCGGCAACGACCTGGTGAACCTCTTCCACTTCCTCACCGGTTACGCGCCGGACCAGCAGTACGACCGCCTGGTGGTGGCCCCGCGCGACATGCGGCGCACCTTCGTGGAGCGCATCGAGCGCGAGATCCACTTCCAGCGGGCGCGCGGCTCCGGGCGCATCATCGCCAAGATGAACGCGCTGGACGACGCGGGGATCATCCAGGAGCTGTACCGCGCCTCTCAGGCCGGCGTGCGCATCGACCTGATCGTTCGCGGGCACACCCGGCTCCGTCCCGGGCTCGCCGGGTACAGCGACAACATCCGCATGGTGAGCATCGTGGGGCGCTTCCTGGAGCACGACCGGGTCTTCTTCTTCAACAACGACGGCGACCCGGAGATCTTCATCGGGAGCGCGGATTGGCGGGAGCGCAACCTGAACGAGCGGGTGGAGGTGCTGGTGCCGGTGCTGGACCCCGCGCTGCGCGACCGCATCGTCGAGATCCTCCACTTCTCGCTCAACGACAACCGCCTCGCCTGGGAGCTGCGGCCAGACGGCGAGTACGTGCAGCGCCGCCCCGAACCCGGCGAGCCCGAGATCAACTGCCACGAGATCCTGATGCGCGACGCCCTCGACCGCGGCCGCCGCCCCGGCACGCGGCCGTGGGAGCTGTCGCTGTAGGGCGAAGCCCGCTGAAGACACGTAAAGCTCGCCTTCGCGGACTGCCCTCGGCTCACGAGCCCACTTCAGTGGGCTTCCCGTAGTTCCAGCCGGGGGCTTCAGCCCCCGGCTTGCGCGGCCCGCCGTTATTGCGGCGCTTCCAACCGAACCCGCCCCCCCCAGCAACCGCTACGCCGCGTCCCGCTTCGGCCGGCCGCCCTTTGCGCCGTTCGCGCGGGCGGCGGCGGACTTGGCTTCGCTGGTGCGCTGGCCCATGAACTTCGGCGCCCACGCGGCCAGGTTCAGTCGATGCGCGATCGTACCGGGTACCGATAGATCCGCGTCGATCTCCTCCCAGTGAAGCCCTTCACCCCCGAGGTCCACCTCGACAGCCGCGAGCTGCTCCGGCGTGGCCGTCGTCAGCAGCTCTCTCTCCGTCGGCACGAACCCGAAAAGGCATCCGTTGGTGAGCTCCACCACGATGCGGCCGGTCGCCGCGTCGAAGTGGGCGGACGCGGCGCGGGGCTCGATGAGCGCTTCCCGTACCGCCCGCTCCCGAGCTTCCTCGATCTCTGCGTCGGTCGGCTCGTGATACCCGTGCGCTCGGCTAGGCATGGATCTGCTCCCAGTTTTTAGTGAGTAGTACTCTGTGCGCCTGTACGATCCTGGAGGCCTCCTTCGCGTCAGGGGGCTTCATCCCCAATACGTTGGAAACCTCGCCTGTAGCAACGTCAACTCTACACCGTCCGCCCGCCAGGTGCGCATGGACATGTACGGGCTCGTGATCGTTGGTGTAGATGCGGAACGTGAAGCCGCGGACGCGAAGAACGGTTGGCACGAGCATAACCTAGCGTTGGGTTTTGGACAAGGACGCACTACGCCCCGCCGCGCGTTGAGCGCGGCGGGGGAGGCGGCGGGTTGGCTATTCCGGGGTCGCCTGTTCGCGGACGCGGCGGGCGCGGTCGGGTCGGCCGGCCAGCTCCTGGGCGCGGGCGACCGTCTCGGCGCGGGCTTCGGGGAGGCCGGCGGCGAAGGCGAGGAGGTACGCTTCGGCGGCAGAGGTCTCTCGGCCGGGGAGGCGGGCGAGCGCTTCGGCGGCGGCCCAGGCGACGGTGCCCCGGTTGTCGCCTCGGGCTGCGGCGGCGAGCGCATCGACGGCGGCCGCCGTGTCGCCGGTGGCGAGCAGGGCCTGGCCGCGCACCAGGTGGCCGTGCGGCGCATCTTCGCCCCCGGCGGGGAGAGTGCGGGCGATCTCCAGCGCGCGCGCCGCATCGCCGGCGCGCAACGCATCCTCCGCGTCGGCCACCGAGCCGCCACGCGCGGGGAGGGCGATGCCGGGTATGGAGATGGGGAGCGATGCTTTCATCCCGTCCGGGAGGTACATCCAGACCGCGCCCGAGACGAGCGCCATGACCATGATCCCCATGAGCACCCCGCCGGAGCGCCGCTCCAGGGATGGCAGCGGCTCGGGCGCGGCGTGCTGCGTGTGTGGCGGCGGAAGGTCGGACGGGAGCGGCAGGAGCGTGGGGGCCATTCCGGGCGGCGCGCCGAGGTCCACCGTGGGCGGCGCGGTGGGGAAGTCGGGGATGGGGAGGCCGGCGGGGTCCAGCTCCGCAGTCACCAGCGG
Above is a genomic segment from Longimicrobium sp. containing:
- a CDS encoding DoxX family protein, which codes for MNTQANTRAQYGITLLRVMVGLVFVMHGGQKLFVMGMDGLAGFFGSIGIPFAYPNALLVTAVELLGGALLIAGLFTRFVTPLIAATMVVAIATVHGSKGFFLPEGYEFALTLLVANAALFLTGSGALALDNVFGRERTAAVRSGRPAPAAKSAETVYATR
- the ppk1 gene encoding polyphosphate kinase 1: MHAEESTAFIAEVPVPEEAPEPLPPRQPVRRVPRAVSPREVPDGAELDHPSLYFNRELGLLDFNWRVLHQATDPRVPLLERVRFLAITSSNLDEFFQKRVGGLRRQIAAGVQTLSLDGRTPGEQLQLIADAGLVMYAAMSAIWERELVPLLRTEAGVVVSRYTELDERQRAGLDLFFREQFYPVLTPLAVDPGHPFPFISNLSLSLAVLLRHRARSTMHFARIKVPTSTGRWIPVPNSEHRFHFVPVEDVIQANAATLFRGMEVVSVDAFRVTRNADVARDDDEAEDLLSMISEELRERRFAPAVRLEVDRHMPLEVRGLLVRELEVQPEEVYESDGLIDLADCAQLADLDLPALRYEAWEPVVPEPFRHEGETEEEKNIFAVIRRGDVLVHHPYESFTSSVLRLLDESADDSHVVAIKQTLYRTGVDSPVVRALLHAAERGKQVAVLIEVTARFDEQNNIQLAEILEDAGVHVTYGLVGLKTHSKVLLVVRDEGGRPRTYCHVGTGNYHARTSRLYSDLGVLTCNPEIGNDLVNLFHFLTGYAPDQQYDRLVVAPRDMRRTFVERIEREIHFQRARGSGRIIAKMNALDDAGIIQELYRASQAGVRIDLIVRGHTRLRPGLAGYSDNIRMVSIVGRFLEHDRVFFFNNDGDPEIFIGSADWRERNLNERVEVLVPVLDPALRDRIVEILHFSLNDNRLAWELRPDGEYVQRRPEPGEPEINCHEILMRDALDRGRRPGTRPWELSL
- a CDS encoding DUF2442 domain-containing protein, whose product is MPSRAHGYHEPTDAEIEEARERAVREALIEPRAASAHFDAATGRIVVELTNGCLFGFVPTERELLTTATPEQLAAVEVDLGGEGLHWEEIDADLSVPGTIAHRLNLAAWAPKFMGQRTSEAKSAAARANGAKGGRPKRDAA